The sequence below is a genomic window from Dyadobacter chenwenxiniae.
AAGACCAATAGTTTAGAGGTGAAACCGGCCGTTGGCGGCAGACCAGCCAATGCGATCATGGCAATGGTCAGAATGCTGGAAATCCACATGTTTCTGCGGCCTAACCCTTCAAAACTGGCTAGGCTTGTGTTGGACACCGGTTGTAACAGATCAATCAGGAAGAAAACGGTCAGGTTGATAATCAGATATGCGGCTGTATAGAAAACGGCGGATTCGAACCCAAAACGGCTGTAAGCCGCAATCCCAACCAGCAAATATCCAGCTTGCGCGATAGAAGAATAAGCTAGCAGTCGCCTGGCATTGCTTTGCAGAAGGGCAGCGACATTTCCAATCGTCATGCTGATTAATGCGATTCCGCCTAAAACAGGGAAATATTGCGCGGGTAAAATTCCGGCTAAACGCATTAAAACAAGAACTACTGCAGCTTTTGGCGCAACAGACAAAAACGAGACAAGTGGAGTAGGAGCAGCCTCGTAAATGTCTGGCGTCCAGACATGAAAGGGCACGAGCGAAAGCTTGAAAAGCAGTCCAGCCAGCGTAAGTACAATGGTTACCGTTATCACCAGCGGCGAATTATTCATCAACCCGGCCGTCATGGCTTCGCTGGTAATGTCCATTGTGCCGGTTAAGCCGTAAATCAATGAGATTCCATAAAGCATTACTGCTGAGCTTGCTGCACCAAAAAGCAAATATTTAATGCCTCCTTCGGCCGCTTTTTTAAAGGGAGATATGGATACGAGCAAGTAAGAACTGATGGAAATCAATTCTAAAGAAAGGTAAATAGTCAGCAAATGTGTCGACATTGTCAGCAGATTCATTCCTGCAACAGCGGCAATCAGCAGCGCATTGAATTCAGGCGGGAAATCATATTTCAATACGCGCACATGGATCAGCGTGAAAATCCAGGCGAGCGTGATCATGATTTTGAAAAAAACGGCCTGCCTATCCAGGAACAGAAGTGGTTGAAATCGAAAGGCAGGTTCGGTGTTCCATTGACCGAGTATCAGCAAAAGTGTTATAATGCTGCCTGCAAGCGCTATATTTTGAAGATAGGAGGCAATTTTGTCTTTTTTAAGCCAACGCAAAAAAACCAGTTCCGCAAAGAGGAAAAAGCAAAAGAGCAATGCCAGAAAAATTTCAGGAGTGATTCCCGCCAGGCTCCGGCGTATATGTATAAGCTGTTCGTTAATATCCAATTTGAGCGGGTACAATTTTTTTGGCAAAAGTACAGAAAGATGCCAGCAATCTAAATTCTCGCATTATCAGACTTCGAACTTATCAAATTAACCAACTTAATCATGAAATATGTACTAAGATTTTTTTTGCTCACATTCTTTCTTTGGAGCAATACAATTATTGCGCAGGATTCAACCGGGTTGTCGGGAACTCCCTATAAAGAGGCGGCTGCCGACGGAGGAAGCTCGCCTTACCTTTTTAAAGAATGGTATATGGGCACTGTTCGCACCAATGA
It includes:
- a CDS encoding NADH-quinone oxidoreductase subunit N; translation: MDINEQLIHIRRSLAGITPEIFLALLFCFFLFAELVFLRWLKKDKIASYLQNIALAGSIITLLLILGQWNTEPAFRFQPLLFLDRQAVFFKIMITLAWIFTLIHVRVLKYDFPPEFNALLIAAVAGMNLLTMSTHLLTIYLSLELISISSYLLVSISPFKKAAEGGIKYLLFGAASSAVMLYGISLIYGLTGTMDITSEAMTAGLMNNSPLVITVTIVLTLAGLLFKLSLVPFHVWTPDIYEAAPTPLVSFLSVAPKAAVVLVLMRLAGILPAQYFPVLGGIALISMTIGNVAALLQSNARRLLAYSSIAQAGYLLVGIAAYSRFGFESAVFYTAAYLIINLTVFFLIDLLQPVSNTSLASFEGLGRRNMWISSILTIAMIALAGLPPTAGFTSKLLVFSALWESYHQQAFPWMLWLLIGGILNAAISLAYYLRIPYLLFFKALNQKRALPNQSITGKVIAGLLVITIFLLFFNPGLVTSFISAF